A genomic region of Anopheles coustani chromosome 3, idAnoCousDA_361_x.2, whole genome shotgun sequence contains the following coding sequences:
- the LOC131271750 gene encoding zinc finger protein ZFP2-like isoform X2, whose protein sequence is MEQQCGENLTESSDIAKSMTYETAIKMNGLSLSQAGEKPKIIYLDRICRTCLVEKEKDQLKDLFAQSLAEAIMNCSGVSISESDGLPCHICIDCCIEVERCFNFRQMSEQSDATIRSLIEKSVIIKQDSETKYEVLNVVLTDSDGNTETSAVVVPIEELRFQLVNTSNTPIEHPFPESISSPIAESYTLSSAPLDGTISDEKKSHPNSPEEDCSLQLNPSDLLNEPPPTPPPGNSLAMKYSISTAPVRDSRESVIYKNLKQELSEFIGNSCGAISKETALVDDNEDDEIINVDYLKDALTEEYIQNMEHQLASSVSAATEEEMEQEHLNNLIHASMEAEAPHYSQKNWDLHPENTLHCNVCDIQFTERRLYRKHVKRKHSEKRFECNHCPKKFAEKSLLKNHMLRHTGEKTHICDVCKARFYEKSLLNVHMRRHTGTKPYACDKCDKSFTTRSILTTHQKLKAHERIHTNEKPFECPYCPKRFNQNGNLVVHIRTHSGEKPFKCKLCDKAYPSQGELRGHMRQHTGEKKAKKVLCNVCNKAFPANHDLAIHMRTHTKEKPFACNVCEKRFMLHVHLTVHMRSHTGEKPFACTLCEKAFPTSYQLKMHNYVHTGEKNYACDVCNRKFSSSANRNTHRKTHDRKIS, encoded by the exons ATGGAGCAACAGTGTGGTGAGAATCTAACAGAATCAAGCGATATCGCAAAAAGTATGACTTACGAGACTGCGATAAAAATGAATGGACTATCACTGTCTCAGGCAGGAGAGAAACCGAAAATTATATATTTGGATCGAATTTGTAGAACATGTCTggtagaaaaggaaaaggatcaGTTAAAGGACCTGTTCGCACAAAGTCTAGCTGAAGCAATCATGAACTGCTCCGGAGTTTCA atTTCAGAATCGGATGGTCTGCCATGTCATATCTGCATAGATTGCTGCATTGAAGTAGAAAGGTGTTTCAACTTCCGACAAATGAGTGAACAATCGGATGCCACCATAAGATCTTTGATAGAAAAATCAGTTATCATAAAGCAGGACAGTGAGACAAAGTATGAAGTATTAAATGTAGTCCTCACTGATTCGGACGGCAACACCGAAACTTCGGCCGTAGTCGTTCCAATCGAGGAGCTGCGCTTCCAACTAGTAAATACAAGTAACACTCCAATTGAACATCCTTTTCCCGAGTCGATCAGTAGTCCCATAGCAGAATCGTACACATTAAGCTCTGCTCCCTTGGATGGCACCATTtctgatgaaaaaaaatctcaccCAAATAGCCCTGAAGAGGACTGTTCATTACAGCTCAATCCTAGTGATCTACTGAATGAGCCTCCTCCTACTCCTCCACCCGGAAACAGCTTGGCCATGAAATACAGTATAAGCACAGCGCCAGTGAGGGATTCAAGAGAATcagtaatttataaaaatctaAAACAGGAACTCTCTGAATTCATAGGAAATAGTTGTGGAGCAATATCGAAAGAAACTGCATTGGTTGATGATAATGAAGACGATGAAATCATTAACGTGGACTATCTGAAAGATGCCTTAACAGAAGAATATATTCAGAACATGGAACATCAGTTAGCATCCTCCGTTTCCGCTGCTACTGAGGAGGAGATGGAACAGGAACATTTGAACAATTTGATACACGCATCAATGGAAGCAGAGGCACCGCACTACTCTCAGAAAAACTGGGACCTCCATCCAGAAAACACGCTACATTGTAACGTCTGTGATATACAGTTTACAGAACGCCGGCTTTATCGCAAACACGTCAAACGAAAGCATTCCGAG AAACGATTCGAGTGCAACCACTGCCCAAAGAAGTTTGCAGAAAAATCGCTACTAAAGAATCATATGCTTCGTCATACTGGCGAGAAGACGCACATTTGTGATGTGTGCAAGGCAcgtttttacgaaaaatcgctGTTAAATGTCCACATGCGACGGCATACCGGAACGAAACCGTATGCGTGTGACAAGTGTGATAAAAGTTTTacaactcgcagcatcttaacgaCCCATCAGAAG CTTAAAGCACATGAGCGAATACACACCAACGAAAAGCCTTTTGAATGTCCGTACTGCCCAAAACGCTTCAATCAAAACGGTAACCTAGTGGTGCACATCCGGACGCACTCCGGAGAGAAACCGTTCAAGTGCAAGCTCTGCGATAAGGCTTATCCTAGTCAGGGCGAATTAAGG GGACATATGAGGCAGCATACTGGAGAGAAAAAGGCGAAAAAGGTTTTATGTAATGTTTGTAACAAAGCTTTTCCTGCGAACCACGACCTAGCCATCCATATGCGCACCCACACAAAGGAAAAGCCGTTTGCCTGTAACGTTTGTGAGAAAAGATTTATGCTACACGTGCATCTTACTGTGCACATGCGATCCCACACAGGCGAAAAGCCATTTGCTTGCACATTGTGCGAAAAGG CTTTTCCCACCAGCTATCAATTAAAAATGCACAACTATGTACATACGGGCGAGAAAAACTATGCGTGCGACGTCTGCAATCGAAAGTTCAGCAGTTCAGCTAACCGAAACACGCACCGGAAAACGCATGATCGAAAAATTTCCTGA
- the LOC131271750 gene encoding zinc finger protein ZFP2-like isoform X1, producing the protein MEQQCGENLTESSDIAKSMTYETAIKMNGLSLSQAGEKPKIIYLDRICRTCLVEKEKDQLKDLFAQSLAEAIMNCSGVSISESDGLPCHICIDCCIEVERCFNFRQMSEQSDATIRSLIEKSVIIKQDSETKYEVLNVVLTDSDGNTETSAVVVPIEELRFQLVNTSNTPIEHPFPESISSPIAESYTLSSAPLDGTISDEKKSHPNSPEEDCSLQLNPSDLLNEPPPTPPPGNSLAMKYSISTAPVRDSRESVIYKNLKQELSEFIGNSCGAISKETALVDDNEDDEIINVDYLKDALTEEYIQNMEHQLASSVSAATEEEMEQEHLNNLIHASMEAEAPHYSQKNWDLHPENTLHCNVCDIQFTERRLYRKHVKRKHSEKRFECNHCPKKFAEKSLLKNHMLRHTGEKTHICDVCKARFYEKSLLNVHMRRHTGTKPYACDKCDKSFTTRSILTTHQKVHNDPRPYLCSVCEKSFKLSWQLKAHERIHTNEKPFECPYCPKRFNQNGNLVVHIRTHSGEKPFKCKLCDKAYPSQGELRGHMRQHTGEKKAKKVLCNVCNKAFPANHDLAIHMRTHTKEKPFACNVCEKRFMLHVHLTVHMRSHTGEKPFACTLCEKAFPTSYQLKMHNYVHTGEKNYACDVCNRKFSSSANRNTHRKTHDRKIS; encoded by the exons ATGGAGCAACAGTGTGGTGAGAATCTAACAGAATCAAGCGATATCGCAAAAAGTATGACTTACGAGACTGCGATAAAAATGAATGGACTATCACTGTCTCAGGCAGGAGAGAAACCGAAAATTATATATTTGGATCGAATTTGTAGAACATGTCTggtagaaaaggaaaaggatcaGTTAAAGGACCTGTTCGCACAAAGTCTAGCTGAAGCAATCATGAACTGCTCCGGAGTTTCA atTTCAGAATCGGATGGTCTGCCATGTCATATCTGCATAGATTGCTGCATTGAAGTAGAAAGGTGTTTCAACTTCCGACAAATGAGTGAACAATCGGATGCCACCATAAGATCTTTGATAGAAAAATCAGTTATCATAAAGCAGGACAGTGAGACAAAGTATGAAGTATTAAATGTAGTCCTCACTGATTCGGACGGCAACACCGAAACTTCGGCCGTAGTCGTTCCAATCGAGGAGCTGCGCTTCCAACTAGTAAATACAAGTAACACTCCAATTGAACATCCTTTTCCCGAGTCGATCAGTAGTCCCATAGCAGAATCGTACACATTAAGCTCTGCTCCCTTGGATGGCACCATTtctgatgaaaaaaaatctcaccCAAATAGCCCTGAAGAGGACTGTTCATTACAGCTCAATCCTAGTGATCTACTGAATGAGCCTCCTCCTACTCCTCCACCCGGAAACAGCTTGGCCATGAAATACAGTATAAGCACAGCGCCAGTGAGGGATTCAAGAGAATcagtaatttataaaaatctaAAACAGGAACTCTCTGAATTCATAGGAAATAGTTGTGGAGCAATATCGAAAGAAACTGCATTGGTTGATGATAATGAAGACGATGAAATCATTAACGTGGACTATCTGAAAGATGCCTTAACAGAAGAATATATTCAGAACATGGAACATCAGTTAGCATCCTCCGTTTCCGCTGCTACTGAGGAGGAGATGGAACAGGAACATTTGAACAATTTGATACACGCATCAATGGAAGCAGAGGCACCGCACTACTCTCAGAAAAACTGGGACCTCCATCCAGAAAACACGCTACATTGTAACGTCTGTGATATACAGTTTACAGAACGCCGGCTTTATCGCAAACACGTCAAACGAAAGCATTCCGAG AAACGATTCGAGTGCAACCACTGCCCAAAGAAGTTTGCAGAAAAATCGCTACTAAAGAATCATATGCTTCGTCATACTGGCGAGAAGACGCACATTTGTGATGTGTGCAAGGCAcgtttttacgaaaaatcgctGTTAAATGTCCACATGCGACGGCATACCGGAACGAAACCGTATGCGTGTGACAAGTGTGATAAAAGTTTTacaactcgcagcatcttaacgaCCCATCAGAAGGTGCATAATGATCCACGTCCGTACTTGTGTAGCGTTTGTGAGAAATCATTCAAACTATCCTGGCAGCTTAAAGCACATGAGCGAATACACACCAACGAAAAGCCTTTTGAATGTCCGTACTGCCCAAAACGCTTCAATCAAAACGGTAACCTAGTGGTGCACATCCGGACGCACTCCGGAGAGAAACCGTTCAAGTGCAAGCTCTGCGATAAGGCTTATCCTAGTCAGGGCGAATTAAGG GGACATATGAGGCAGCATACTGGAGAGAAAAAGGCGAAAAAGGTTTTATGTAATGTTTGTAACAAAGCTTTTCCTGCGAACCACGACCTAGCCATCCATATGCGCACCCACACAAAGGAAAAGCCGTTTGCCTGTAACGTTTGTGAGAAAAGATTTATGCTACACGTGCATCTTACTGTGCACATGCGATCCCACACAGGCGAAAAGCCATTTGCTTGCACATTGTGCGAAAAGG CTTTTCCCACCAGCTATCAATTAAAAATGCACAACTATGTACATACGGGCGAGAAAAACTATGCGTGCGACGTCTGCAATCGAAAGTTCAGCAGTTCAGCTAACCGAAACACGCACCGGAAAACGCATGATCGAAAAATTTCCTGA